In Nicotiana tabacum cultivar K326 chromosome 10, ASM71507v2, whole genome shotgun sequence, the DNA window ATTTAGAAATGGCAACCCCTATCAATTGAGTCTATTTAAGTTTGATTAGTTTGGGATAATAACTTGAGAAATATTAGTTCTCGCCTAAGCTAGTTTAGCCATTAAACTTGTACCGAAATCTCTATTATATACCTTTTTTTACGGATAATCTTTTACACACTCAATCTTTTAAAAGTGTATCGAAAACACACATTTTTTATTACGTATCACTCGGGTGTTTTTCACACGTAAGAAGGGAGTAGACAATTAAAATTATGTGTCTAAAGGCTCATTTTGACAGCACATGTCCAgctttttcatattttcatttttctaaatctttttcttcattttttagaATAAAAAGTCCACCATTCTTTTCCATCTTTTTCCATTATTGCACCATCGACGTCTTCTGCCACCATACCACCAAATATGTTTTGCCAAGATTTaaaggaggagaaaaagaaaTCAGAGTTTCATATTTAACATAAAAATCGCTGAATAACGGTGTCACGATTGAGCTACCTGGGTGGCCAAATGTTGAAGGGAAAATTTGTGAAGTTCTCCATATGTGTTTCGTGAGAATTTGTGGGTTCTAATTGGGTCTGTAAAGTTTCTTCCATTTCAGCCATTGATGGGTTGGGAATTTTGGGTTCTTGTGTTCTTTTTTGTTCTTACTGTTCCTGGTGTAAGCAATTTTGGTACTCAAACTATATAATCGTTGGCCAATTTGAAAGAGGGAAGATACAAATACAAGGAATTTTAGGAAAAATATGTAATTGTAGTGTTGACATAAATTCAATGTTATTCTaataatttgaaaattaaaattaaaaataaaaataaaggttcATGGTTACTAGTACAAAGTTACTCACTTTGGGTGGTGGATGGAGGGGGCAACCATGGTGGTACAGCTCgggggaagatgaagaagatggaTATAATTGTAAATTTAAGGTTTTTGAAGTCAATAACACGTGTCACGTTACTGTTGGTGCATGAATACACTTGATGAGAAAAATGTGGCAGTACTGAAGAGGTGTGTTTTAGacacacttttaaaaggtttagtTTATAAGAAGTTTCTCGTGAGAAAAAAATGTGTAACAGAAATTTCGGTGCAAGTTTgatgggtaaactatgtattttgcctttcTTGAACTAAAACAGTGATAAACTGGTGGAGCAAATTAGCTAATACTAAAAAAAGGCAAGCGTATGTCATTCGTATATGAAATATTAAAAAAACGATTTTCTGCtgcattaattatttaattctttCATGAATATTCCTTGCACATAGATAGCCATTACATTGACAAAGGGCAGCCCGATGTACAAAGCATTTTATGTTCACGCATGATCCGAAAAAGTAGCAGTCCAAGGAGGTGTCATGTAAGCAACTCATCCTGATGCAAGCATCAATAGCTGATTTCACGGCTTTAACTCATGACTTATAGATCGCACAAAGACAATAACCGTTGCTATCAATAGCCATTACATTATTTTATGATATAAATCGCCCCAAATACAAATATGTctaggagaaagaaaaaggatcTGGTTTGCAAATTTGCAACTCTGTAAAAGCGCATTTACGCCATTTTTCGTTACTGTTTGCATTAATTCAAAGATCATTACTCCCGTTCACTTTTTTATGTTACGTAAATgcttaaattacttaaataatTAACTGAAATTAATGCCCACAAAAGCTtaaatcttaaattattttttcctcGTCTAAATGTTAAACTATTGACAATCCTTTTTTCCTGATCAATAGACATTAAGTGCCTTTTGAAAATCATTATATTATACTCCGATTGCCGGCTTTTCATTACTACTCCTTGTTtgttatccccccccccccccccaaaaaaaaaaaaaaagcctcaTTCGCCTATCTTGGCCAAAAGCAAAAACTTTGAGAGACTGTAATAAAGGCATCAGTCCAGTGCTCAGACGCATGATGCAATCTCAATTCACATTCTTTGACCAATTATAATGcataaaattgataaaaataaactGCTTATTTGATGCCAAATGAGAATAAATTGTCTTAGAAAACACACAAATCTTATAACATAGTTCTTGTTACACACAGTAGCTATTAAACTGAATGGTGCATTAAGCACCGCGATTTGCAGATGTCACCAGCCGACCTGGTCTACACAGGTGACTTCCACAACTGCACCATTGTACCATATAACCTGCATGGTAACCTTGTTCTGTCTCTTTGTTCACTTAGAAATGCTATAAATACTGCATACAGATGACTATACACATTAGCTGATGCTTGATCATTCATTGAGGAACCTTTTGGTTTCCACAATTTTTCACTAAGCTGTCAGCACACGATGTGTTAAGCCAATCCCATATGGCACTCAAATACTGTGTCTGTACATATATAATAGGGAACTAAAAGAGTTACATACGGGAGATCAATAAGGGGACAGCAACAGGAGTGTCTTCACCCATGACTGGCTGGAACAGATCCAACTCTCCATACCGCTCCAGAACACGCATCCTGCAGTCCTCAGCAGCCATTAGACCTGTTGAATATGCGCCATGCACAGAACCTGGGTAATCCATACTCGTCGCCTCCCCAGCAAAAAATAGGTTATCCACCGGAATTCTCAGCCTTTCATAGAATTCATGGGGCTTCCCAACTGTATCGTAGCTGTAGGATCCAAGTGAGTTTACATCTGTACCCCAATGCGAAACAAGATACTGAATCTGCAGCAAGACCAGGAGAAAAAAGATGCTTAGCCACAACAATATCATAATATAATATGAAAGCATCTCGCAGACCATATTTGCTTTCTATAGTAGTTCTCTTTTCCCCAGTGTCAAACCCATTGAGCTAACAGAATCTCAAGCTAGTCAAATTCAATCTTTTGAACAGGTCCCCACTGATATCCAGAATTCAGATTGAAATCAGCAGAACACTACAAACCAACTCTATTAGGTTTTCAGTGATGAAAGAAATCTTGATAAACATTACACTACTATTTGATTAAGAGACATCATGATAAACAAAATCTTTAAAACTAGAAAATTACAGTCATGTGGCAACTCTTCATATTAATACCATAATAACCAGATGTTCATACATGTCACTAGCTTGATTAAGAAACCCGAAGGAAAAGATGCATTAAGTTACAGAATGATGCTGCCCAAACAAACCTGGGAAGGGAATTCTCGGAAACATATAAACGTGAAACCTAAAAATAAGCAATGGAGCAAGAAGAAAAGTAACATTACAGGAGTCGTCGAATTGGGAAGAATCCTCTGAAGTTGCTTAAAAGCAAAATTAGCAGCATCCTCATCTGACAGTTTCTCAATGTCACGGGCCAGTTGCCCTGCAGGCATATAAACCAGGACAGGATGGCCAGTAGCCTTGTGAAGATTCAAAAAGTAACTACATTCATATGAGCTCTCTGCAACTACCCCCAAGAACTCAACATTAGGCCAAAACACCTTTTCAAAGTGCAGAATAATCTTGTTCTCAATCCCTACACCTAGTTCATTGATTGCAGCCTCCTTCCATTCAGGTAATCTGGGTTCAAACTTAATCTTTTTCGATTTTAAAACACCAAGAGgaacagcaacaacagcagcatCAGCTACAAAAGTTCTCCCATCCTCAACTGTCACTTTCACTCCATTATAACGCCTTACTACTTGTGTAACCCTGAGGAAGATTCAGAAAACAGCAAATTAATCGTGTAGactgttttctttcctttttttggtGTTTGGGAAGAGGAGAGGGAGGTGCAGGAAGCAGAGATGTCATGAAGTAGGTTTCTCTTACCTGTGACCTAAGCGTATGTCAAGCCCTTTTGCTAGTGTATTGATGACAGGAAGATATCCTCGGACCATAAGACCATGCCCACCGGGAAGCAATTCTTCCTGTACATCACAAAAGTGAATATGTAAGACATATTTGAAATAATGTTTGCAAGGACTGGAAACTGTACACAGTTGTTTGACCTTACTCTTTATAAATATACAATTACATTCATAACACAAATAGGAGCATTTTCATCTTCCAGAACCTCAGACATCTTACATTACAGATACTCTGACACACGAACAGGTTACAAGATCTAAGCTTTGCTTAGGATCTTAGAATTAGGAGGATTCATTCTAATACATGGGATTTCAATTTTTAACCTGTTAATTACAAAACTAAATCACCAAGTACTTGCATGGAGGAATGCTTCAGTTATATTTTAGAATAAATGGTCGAACTTCTCACAACAATAGAATACAAACTAACCTGGAGATAAAAGAAAAGTTATTGGTCCTACATTAAGATAACTCTCGCCCACTATCTGTATGATTTCATTATGTATCACTCTCCTCCTCACAGACACACGTGGATGTAGTGGATCTAGCAAAGGAAACAGTTGGCAGTAAAATTTAGAATGGTTATATCCTGCTCGCCTAATATCAAAATCCAATTTCTATCCTATATCATCATCAAGGTGATGCGACGCTTTCTTCATCCACTGTATCATTTCTAATGAGCTAAGCAAACAGATGTCACAGAACCCACATGCGAACAAGGATAGAAACCCCACCCTCTTTCTGAACGAACTGTTTTACTACAGTGAGGATATTTTTATAAGGTGAACGAGAGCATTTTCATATATTAACCTAGTTATCCAGTAGTCTCTGCAAGATAATGGTCAGTTAGGTATAGACATTCTCCCAACAAGTTCTTTCTTCTTAAGGAGGCAAAGAAATCTACCTGGTCCCAGCACTTGAGTGAGATGGTATCAGCATCTGCAGCAAACCAGCCTTCCATTCTGCAAAGGTACCATTGCAACACCTTATGAGCAATGCCGTCGAGCCTGTAGCAAGAATTTCACTTAGCACAAGTGgtgttctttttccttttcagttagTTTGAGGGGGAGGAATCAGTTATCAACAAAACAGAACAAATGGTACCTTAAGTCCGGTCTCCTTTCAAAGACCATAGATATAGCACGGCTAATAGACATGTCTTCGCTAAATTCTTGTCTAATTGTATCAGTCTGCAGAAAATGAATCAGCTCTCATCAGAAAATGTCCAAAGCACCACACGATTTAAAGACATGTAAAATTCTTTTCCATGAAGAGAGAAATAGATATTCCAGAATTCAGAGTTCATATAAATGAAGTTGCGGGGAGAGAGagggaaagaaagagaaagagaacaCACCTCCTTCAAAATGCTCTCAAATGTTTCGCCAACCTTAGTGACTAAGTCCTGGGGAACTTGATTCCCATCCATGTCAAAAAGGGCATAACTGAAGAATCAAAGCTAGGTCAGATGAATATACATTACTTGAAAAATAATCAAACTTGGAAATATAATATCAAAAGACTAACACAACTATTTGTGCGTGAATCTGTACATTATGTAACACTATCATGTGAGAGGTAAGAAGGTCTTGAAATACAAACCTCTCCAGATCATGGTCGTACAACACAGAATTGTCACCACTTGTACGATAGAGAGGCAGTCCTAGTCTTCCGATTAGAGGTGCCAGAGGATTCTCTTTGCAGACTCCATGTAACCTAAAGCAGTCAGCCAATCAATTTCCAAATTGCAAGCAAAAAGGTTGTGCTTAATTTGTCAATAAAGAGGAAAATTTTGGATGGATGTAAAGCAAAAGTAAGAGTAGAACTCATTACCATGATGCACCCAAGTCAACAGGAAAACCAAATGAATAATCAGTGTGAACTCGGCCTCCAATTCTATCTCGTGACTCCAAAACAACCACCTAACAGAAAATATTATCCTTGTTAAACATATCACCATTTACACCAACTAAGTGAAAACATGCTTTTTCACATGCATACCTGAAATGATGCATCATAAAGAGCCCGAGCAGCTGCAAGGCCAGCAACTCCGCCACCAATCACAATGACAGATGGTGAAGCCCCAGCCCGCTGTCCATCGCCTGAGAAGCAAGGAGCTAGATGACAAAACCAAAAACTCAGTCAGAAAAGTTGTTAAGTAAGATAAAAAATGATAAGCAACCAACAATTACACACAAACATAATACAAGGTAACTTATAAAGACAGAAACTGACTCGAAAGGTGACAACGTGGCATACTTATTCACCAAATAAAAGGTTACTGTATTGCTTGCTGTTATAAGCTCCAACTGTAGTGAAGtgttgctttttcttttcttttttgatattgtaatttttttttttgtgtgtgtgtgtatacagAGCTGCACAAAGCCTGTGCAACAACCATAATTACAGTTTCGATGTGCTTCTGATTCTCAAAATGAAAGGAACATAACAATTTGCTATCCTGCCCTTTTAATCAAGAACCAATACTACCTATAATTTGTGATATTGTCTCTTTGATAAATAGGATTTCCAAATACGGGGAAcatagaaatgaaaaaaagaattcGTGTGCCTCCAATTTCCCATTTAACAACTCCATAATATGTTAACTAAGCTGACAACGGCATAGCAACTATAAGAGTGTCAATATTTCATCTAAAAGCTAGCTTTAAAGtcacacttttatttacttaactaCGTATTCAACACACCCCCTTGTGTGCGGCTTGATTCTTTTTTTATGAGCCATGCATGTAGAAATTCTTTTTGAAGTGTATTTCATCTAAAAGCTTAACCTATTAGAGAGAGCATTTTTTTACTCACTtaactttatcttcaaaaataacAATCCCATACTAAACTTAGGATAGAGGATTAAAGTTGCCTACCACGGACTAGCAATTGCAACTAAAAGTGGAGCTAGTACCTATGTCCAAAAAAATATCAGCTGAATTAGCTACTCTGGGAATCAAGATTCAGATAAAGTGTCAGGCCTTTCGCATCCTCAAAAATAAAGGTTCTTTTGTTTGTGTGTGTCTGTGTCaaagattcatgtaatttatttGTCATTAGCCAACTTCCTTCATAGAATAGAAATATCACAGATCATAAAGTTGTCTTCATATTCATTTGCCTAACCGTTAATTATCTAATCAAATAAAAAGTTTAATGTAACTCCTAATTTATCAAGATGGTAAGCGAGATCAAAAGTAGCCACTAAAAGATTTTCAGAGGGCCCCAAGTACCTAACAATCGATATTTTGGACCCATCAGTTGTTTGAATAACTAAAAGAGAGCGGCCCACGTCACAAAACAGGTACGTTAAAAAGCATATTCTTGCCATTTTTTAATTATCTTTGCAACTCGAAAACTGCAAAAGCGTttttattaatattaaaaaaaaactaaaggtTTCGTTATCATAGTTCACAATTCACAATTTTAATAAGCTATAAAAGCATAGATCAAGAGTTAATTATCGTTATCCAGCTTAAGTAATACAAACTAAATTGAAATGTTAAGACAAAACCCCAAAAAATTCAAGCAAATTGAATTCTATgttaaaattcaactaaatctaAGTAAAACCATAGTAAATCACAAATATCACCAAAAAGACAATTCAGCTCCAACAATACAAATTTAACTTAAAATGACTACTGAATCTAATTAATCACGCTAAAAATTCAACTTAATAaagtaaaatccaaaaaaaaaaaatcaccgaCAAAAAGATTAAAACTTTTTATAAAAAGAGACAAACCTCTCTGAAGTTGGCGATTACTCTTGTTTTGAGAATCCATGATCAAAAGGCGATGATCGGTGATTATTGATAGATAAACAATTACTATTAAAAATAACAAAGGgattattaaataaaattaaagttaATAATCTCAATAATCTGAGAATAACAGAATTAATATTagaatttgaagagaaacccagcTTGATCAACCAGCTCATGCGTATACAAAACCTATGGAAAAAAAGTTCTCTCTCCGGATCAAACAATGGATTATCTATTCGACGGAATTCTAAGACAATTTCCGTTAAATGAGAAAAATTTGGGGATGATCGGAGAGAATAATTGATGAAATTGTGATTAATTAGGGGAATTAAGAGAACTCTGGGTGAGGAAaagaagattctagagagagagagagaagaaagtTGTTTGGTTGGAGATTTGGTAATGGAGTCCAAATTGGTTTCCTACGTAGATTAAGGAGAGAAGAACAGTgggggtgggggatttggtttaAGATTTATAGACAGGTTTTACGCTCTCTTTTGCCATGTGTGCTTTCCTTTGTAATTTTTAATTAGGAAaaactaagaaaaagaaaaagtctttctttttttattgagTAAATTAAGGGGTTTAAGAAAATGAGATTTTGTTAATTATTGATTCCGATACAATATTTATTTCTACTCAATATTTACATCAaataaagtaatttaattttaatatttttatcttggTTAGTCGACCAGTGTCAAAATGGTTTTTTTTTTACGTATGTAATGAAAAATATATACTTTTTATCCTGAATTCCTTATTATTCGTCGTTGTTATTGGTCTCTTTGAAGATTCAATTGATGGAATGAATTCATGTTCAAATTTTATTACCGGATTGGATTACGGAAAGGAATAGAGAAATAAGGGATCACTTTTTTTTGTTCAAATCGGTATTGTTTAAGTGGTAAGTAAGCGAGAAGTAGTGAACATATCTGGTGAGAGATAGATCTTTCAAAAAAAGCATACATGAATTATAGATCAAATTTCACTCAAATTCATAAATGTCACTAATTAATTCTCTCAatcttttgaatttgaaaaataatatcatattcaccgtggaaaatattttcttggaaaataagtagtaatcttattcatttttcggtgtttggtatgcaaattaaggaaaatgacttctcaagagtattcataaataatttagatataataaacatgaatcCATAAACTTttaaaccaacaaccttccgggcccacaaatttcataaactttccaaccgctaaactttcaaaaccacggaatttcgaacccgtaaactttataatttctaaacccgtaaacttccaaatacataaacccccgaactcataattttggaacttgtaaaattttgagcctttaaaccgataaataataaaattaaaactgaaaaatatatttaaatttttttttcggGAGGGGGGCAGGGGGCTAGGGCCGGGGCTAGGGGGAcagcaaaatgaaaaaaaaataattacaaaaaaaggtaaaaaaaaaaaattgtgctgGGGGCAGGTGGGGGGATTGGGGTGGGTaatgggtggtgcagaaaaatgaaaaacagaaatttgaaattgcaaaaaaaaaaaataaaggtaaaaaaaaattgcGGGGGAGGAAAGGGATAGTAGAGTGGGTGGTaacggaaaaactgaaatttgaaagaaaaaaaaatctttttttggaGAAGGGGTTGGGGTGGGTTGGTGAGAGTGGTTAAGGTTAAGAAAGagctttggaaaatgttttctcttcccttgataaggaaaatattttcctccaatcggaggaaaatgttttccaaaacatttaagccaaccaaatatGGGAAAATTAGAAAACATTttccggaaaatgttttccttcataccaaacacacccaaaatGTTTTGAGTGACCGTCAAAATCCACCAACCTTCTAAaagactaatagcctgtttggccaagctggagaaatcaacttattttgagaagtgcttttttcaaaagtgcttttgaaaaaagtacttttgtagagaagcagtttgtgtttggctaatcagtctaaaaagcacttttgagaaataatttgtgtttggccaaactttttagaaagtgctttcaagtgtcaaattacgaataaggacatgaatagatgtacttaataattaatattataagtaaataaataatctcaaaattttgttattacatgaaataattaaaaaatcattttatttaagtaaaatatgaaaataaaattaaaaagtacttaattcttttaatataagttaaatatattaaaattccttcaacaaatataaaagcattctcccctaaagtcactatatattagaaagttttcctaaaaataaaaagaaatatttataaattaatatcctaagtattaggtttaagggtGGAAGCTAattttctaatatttgaaaaataagaagtaTCAATTGccatttatttttcaaattaggTCTCAGTGCTCTAATTAGTGGATTTTTGTTAAATAAGTAAGACATTTAAGAGAAAACTAAATGGATTAGTATTTTAGAAAATTAACCTCCAATGCAACCTGTATTAAATGGCTTACTTAAAATATGTATAAAAATCTAAAAAGACGATAAATAAATAGGCTGGAGATAGTATATTATTATACACTGAGATTTTGTTTCTTAAAATAGGTACAAAATAAAAAAAGCGATAAATAAATAGGCTGAAGCTAAGGTACTGAGATTTTGTTGcacaaaaaaagtaaaataataataataactatctGGCCGATAGGAGACATTGTTTTCCAACATAGAAATGTATTTGTCAAAATACCTGAGGTGAGAATTTCGTTTTGTATTCTCTCATATCCACCTACCTCCCCATTTACCGTTATAAAAGTTCTGGAATTCTCGAAATTAATTGAGTCGTATGGTGCTCTCCTATTTCAAAAATGGCTAAAATCGTCTAGAAATATCGATCAAAATCgattaaaaaattgaaaaaactgatcaatttttgattaattttaatCCGTCAAAATTAGGTTGGTCTGTAATAAATAACGATCGAAGTCGGTTGCAATTTCTGACTGATTTCGGCCGgtcaattaaatttcacaaatgaccaaacaagaaaaaatTTGTCGAAAAAGTCAATCGAAGTTGGTCGGTCGGCCGAGGtcggttttggccaaatttctagtagtgtctACTCATTATATACGCAGTTGAGaataaaagagaataaaaaattttaaaacatatATTACATGCatgtaatacaaaaaataattatttaaatgctcaattttttcattattcgAACATTATATATGCTTGAAATATCTTATTGTACCTTTTTACTTTATAAATAAGATTTATTTGTtttataggtaagtccataatatagattaaaaagaaaaaaattattattaaaaaataaagagTAAAATATATAGGTATTTGACCGCCGAAAAATTTGAGAAATCTAGTTAAGTGATTTACTTAGTGATATAGAAATTaaaatccttggtagggagcgctttCCCCGAATGGGGCTCTACGTAGCGTGAATCCGGATATAGTCGAGTTCCAATGCGAGTATCGGACACcgggtgggaaaccaaaaaaaaattaactgaCTTTTCTGTTACAAACAAAAGAACATGACTTTACAAGGTAAATTTTAATAGTAGAATAACCATTTGAGTAATGAACTCGACGCCTGTTCAGTCTAGGAAATATAAGAAATTTTATAAGATTGAAAATGCTATTTCAGTTATTTGGTGCCATTACGGGGACAGCACAACAATTTTCCTTTTATACAAGAGATGGGCAATCTTTGAGAAGCATGAAAAAGTTTTCTGCCTTTATTATGAAAGTGAATGTGCAAAAGCAAATTAGAGCGCAGAAAGAAGTAAGTAATGCACTATTGAATGCTGATTAAAAATTTACTTAATTATAATTGGTATATATGACCTAATAATTGTAATaatcctcaaatttataaaagtttcgaGACACGTTAATTATAGAActaaattattactatttttattacttttatctTGCCTatagtgaaatatatatatatatatatatatatatatatatatatatatatatatataattggatatacaattagaaaaatattaataattttaatattattaattattaaaagtaaGTAAAATAAGATATTAGTTAAGtcgaaaaaaaagggaaaaacaaaaaagaataagGAAGCACGTGACCAAGCCTTAACCCTTTTAAGGCAAAGGAGTAAACAAAGGGCTTTAAGGATTAAACAGAAGAGAACACTGTTCTGTTCACGCAAGGCACGCAGGCAACGAAAATAAAATTCTAAGGTTTTTTACAAATCACAAATTCTTGAATTCAGGTATATAAAATTTTCTATTGTCAATTATTCTATAGTAGTaataggtaagaattgaatagttaattcccttctttCTCTATATCAACagtaaatttcatgtttaggcgagaaactttaaaattgattaaaatgcactGATTGTTATAGAATCAATTATTTTGACGGGTATAAATTGGACTGGGGTCTGCGTATTAGCTCaaggagttttgaggtgagttgatataaccctttactaaagtggtttaactcataAAAACACGCATACAAGGTGcttgatgaattgcttaaaagagtttatatttacttagttggagcgagtgagtacctattaacttagaattgttctaccaaaagtttagatgatttattatgatatatgtgcataaattttcagatttttgtgttattcttatatgctattttcatgttgaaaatttatgaagaagcaagaatctttagaaatacttttacatgtttatttcactcttatgtcatgctttacatttaaggataccagCATGAGCACGTACACGATGTTCTATAAaaaaaagatttagacttgaaagtcacaagaagaagttttagaagaaaaagatttttgggagtatcctttattctgagaaggggccatcgtccaggccgagggtcctgaccaaggcgttggcttcctgaaactacttgtgccaaagtagggagcacacgagccgagggtctcgttgctgagaatttacttagtcatgctaaggtatgatacatgagcgctgagaaccatgaagcgagtggcacctcgtggattgggcctattcgatcaggttgggatcgaacccgtgccgatcacacggtgatTGAGATAGAATTAAGTCacgatagttggaactcccaaagtataaagtgaagtatatttttttttaagaaagaaaaagaaaagaatttcttttagaatattcatagactgttattatgcaattatttagaattattcttataagctttatgttttacatgcatttagaacctttgCTCATAATGTAAATATTATTAAAGTTTCGccccctgttgttgagactcactgagtacaatggatggtactgatgttctctttgggaacctacgttggtctgcggtacaacgtaggaatCGGATTTGCATGCGAGCAGACTACGAGTTAGGACTTCCttctcttccagtgctattggtgagctccgcttttgttcgtggagtattccttagagtcatttttatttagttatttctttgttacTTAGAGAAGtggccaggaaatctcatgtcctgaccagtgcgtcagtttatcagtagaggcttcatagacatagtcgttgggttaaaattcagatgtttttgataataacttagtcGTATTTCATTAGTTACtatgaataaagttttggagttgatttatataaatgtttaaattaatcaaaagtatttggttagagtattgccttgttgcatataaaatttggagttataatagatttgataagcagaGATGATTCGTTCGGTCATATTTAATGATCGAGTGCCGGTCCCGGCTTGTTCAGGAAATGAGTCGTCACAATAATCGTCTTTATCTTTTCGAAAATGAGATCTCCAACCAAGGCAAGACAACTTGTCGTGAGATTCAAGAAGATTAGATAGGAACTAAAGAATGGCGAGGGAGCTGAATTGAGAAGTTTAAACTTGTAAACAATAATACATAAAACCATG includes these proteins:
- the LOC107799822 gene encoding polyamine oxidase 2 — its product is MDSQNKSNRQLQRAPCFSGDGQRAGASPSVIVIGGGVAGLAAARALYDASFQVVVLESRDRIGGRVHTDYSFGFPVDLGASWLHGVCKENPLAPLIGRLGLPLYRTSGDNSVLYDHDLESYALFDMDGNQVPQDLVTKVGETFESILKETDTIRQEFSEDMSISRAISMVFERRPDLRLDGIAHKVLQWYLCRMEGWFAADADTISLKCWDQEELLPGGHGLMVRGYLPVINTLAKGLDIRLGHRVTQVVRRYNGVKVTVEDGRTFVADAAVVAVPLGVLKSKKIKFEPRLPEWKEAAINELGVGIENKIILHFEKVFWPNVEFLGVVAESSYECSYFLNLHKATGHPVLVYMPAGQLARDIEKLSDEDAANFAFKQLQRILPNSTTPIQYLVSHWGTDVNSLGSYSYDTVGKPHEFYERLRIPVDNLFFAGEATSMDYPGSVHGAYSTGLMAAEDCRMRVLERYGELDLFQPVMGEDTPVAVPLLISRM